From the genome of Candidatus Nitrosocosmicus oleophilus, one region includes:
- a CDS encoding ERCC4 domain-containing protein: MAIRIVADEREKNSRVPNLLKLSGVFVDYKQLPVGDYIVSSETVIERKTIYDLINSVYDGRIFIQCSDLINHYTKPLIIIEGNLTDLDTREHFENDSKLIIDKIRVAYETLIKVALDFRIPILYTNSVFYTAELLVLLASNQFRSKNDGPLLKKIKKSNPFLLQQLYVLTSLPGIGSKLATRLLDKFHSPTNVLNASIAELARVPGLGNMRAEKIRKILDTPVPKEVNVYTQKKLMIDNTDENTGDGSHKDNMT; this comes from the coding sequence TTGGCTATTCGAATTGTTGCAGATGAGCGAGAGAAAAATAGTCGAGTTCCTAATTTACTTAAACTTAGTGGGGTATTTGTCGATTATAAACAATTACCAGTTGGAGACTATATTGTTTCCTCTGAGACTGTTATTGAAAGAAAAACCATATATGATTTGATAAATTCTGTCTATGACGGTCGCATATTTATTCAATGTTCGGATTTAATAAATCATTATACAAAGCCACTGATTATTATAGAAGGAAATTTAACAGACCTTGATACAAGGGAGCATTTTGAAAATGACTCTAAATTAATTATCGATAAGATACGGGTAGCATACGAAACTTTGATAAAAGTAGCACTTGATTTCCGAATCCCAATTTTATATACTAATTCTGTATTTTATACTGCTGAATTGTTAGTTTTACTAGCTTCTAATCAATTTAGGAGTAAAAACGATGGACCTTTGCTTAAAAAGATAAAAAAGTCAAATCCATTTCTTCTTCAACAATTATATGTTCTTACTTCTTTACCAGGAATAGGTTCTAAACTAGCTACAAGATTGTTGGATAAATTTCATTCCCCTACAAATGTTTTGAATGCTTCGATAGCAGAGCTTGCCAGGGTACCTGGTCTTGGAAACATGCGTGCCGAAAAAATTCGAAAGATTTTGGATACTCCTGTACCCAAAGAAGTAAATGTCTACACACAAAAAAAATTGATGATAGATAATACAGACGAAAATACCGGTGATGGTTCGCATAAGGATAATATGACTTAA
- a CDS encoding pyridoxal phosphate-dependent aminotransferase, with protein MVGDWLDKELAHIKSYKPYKRPEKIHDFYKLDSNENLVLEQRFIKSIASKSLHESDFREYPIEQFEKLYTKLAEYTKLSTRNIGIGSGSDQIMDLLLSTIGKGKKVITVNPTFSYFTDRCNLYKIPTKLIDLSAIDNSFDLELFIKKARDYDIIYIASPNNPTGNQFKLDDISSIIDILKDKMIIIDEAYVEFAEYSLSDIVTKYHNVLIMRTFSKAFGLAGARIGYILANEEISDVFNQYIQLPYPLSSFSMQLAIEALDNIQIVNRSIEVIKRERTKIFDRLNKLDKIKIFKSDSNFFFFQTFSHYNNIKNQLLNERILIKNFGDLGNYNGAMRITIGNTEMNDKVISVIEKSLAT; from the coding sequence ATGGTGGGGGATTGGTTAGATAAAGAACTTGCCCACATTAAATCATACAAACCTTATAAAAGGCCAGAAAAAATTCATGATTTCTATAAATTAGATTCAAATGAAAATTTAGTTTTAGAACAGAGATTTATAAAATCAATTGCATCAAAATCTCTTCATGAAAGCGATTTTAGAGAATATCCAATAGAACAATTTGAAAAACTGTATACGAAATTAGCAGAGTATACCAAACTAAGTACAAGAAATATTGGAATAGGCAGTGGGTCTGACCAAATAATGGATTTATTATTATCAACAATAGGTAAAGGAAAAAAAGTCATAACAGTAAACCCTACATTTTCTTATTTTACAGACAGATGTAATCTGTATAAAATACCAACTAAATTAATAGATCTTTCCGCTATTGATAATTCTTTTGACCTCGAACTCTTTATCAAAAAAGCTAGAGATTATGATATTATATACATAGCTTCACCGAATAACCCCACTGGAAATCAATTTAAACTTGACGATATTTCAAGTATAATCGATATTTTAAAAGATAAGATGATAATAATCGATGAAGCTTATGTGGAATTTGCTGAATATAGTTTATCTGATATAGTAACAAAATATCATAATGTTTTAATAATGAGAACATTTTCAAAAGCTTTTGGTCTGGCCGGAGCCAGAATAGGATATATCTTGGCTAATGAAGAAATATCTGATGTCTTTAACCAATATATTCAATTACCATACCCATTGAGTAGTTTCTCAATGCAATTGGCAATTGAAGCACTTGATAACATTCAGATTGTAAATAGAAGTATAGAAGTAATAAAGAGAGAAAGAACAAAAATCTTTGATAGGCTAAATAAATTAGACAAGATCAAAATATTCAAATCAGATTCCAACTTCTTTTTCTTTCAAACATTTAGTCACTACAATAATATCAAAAACCAATTATTAAATGAAAGAATACTAATAAAGAATTTTGGAGACCTTGGGAACTACAATGGTGCAATGAGAATCACGATAGGAAATACTGAGATGAATGACAAAGTAATATCAGTAATTGAAAAGTCATTAGCGACCTAG